DNA sequence from the Lysobacter silvisoli genome:
ACTTCACGGTCAAATGCGCGGTCTACGGCGGCCTGGCCGCGCGCGCGGCGCGGGTGCCGGCGATCGTGCACGCGGTGGCCGGCATGGGTTACGTGTTCTCCAGCGACCGGATCAAGGCGCGCCTGCTGCGTCCGGTGGTCAGCGGCTTGATGCGCGGCGTGCTCGGCCAGGGCCATTCGCGGGTGATTCTGCAGAACCCCGACGACGCCGAAACCATGACCGCGTCGGGCCTGGTCCCCGAGGAGCGCATCCGGGTCATCATGGGCTCCGGCGTGGATACCCGGCGCTTCCGTCCCGGCCAGCCCAAGAACGCGCAACAGCGCTTGCGCGTGTTGCTGGCCGCGCGCCTGCTGCGCGAGAAAGGCGTGGATGAGTTCGTGAACGCCGCGCGCCTGCTGCGCGACAGCGGCCGCGACATCGAATTCCTGCTCGCCGGCACGCCCGACCCGGGCAATCCGAACTCGGTATCGCAGCAGGAGGTCGAGGCCTGGCAGGCCGAAGGCTTGTTGCGCTGGCTGGGCCATGTCGAGGACATGCCCACCTTGCTCAATGCCGTCGACGTGATGGCCTTGCCCAGCTACTACCGCGAAGGCGTGCCGCGCTGCCTGCTGGAAGGCGCGGCCAGCGGCCTGGCCCTGGTCACCACCGACATGCCCGGCTGCCGCGAGGTGGTGACCCGGCATGGCGAAGACGGGCTGCAGGT
Encoded proteins:
- a CDS encoding glycosyltransferase family 4 protein; its protein translation is MRIVLFANTDWYLYNFRLAMALQLRDRGAEVVMLSPPGSFGERFRSHGLRWLTLPMDRAGLNPWRELGTLQRLFQLLRSEQPDLLHNFTVKCAVYGGLAARAARVPAIVHAVAGMGYVFSSDRIKARLLRPVVSGLMRGVLGQGHSRVILQNPDDAETMTASGLVPEERIRVIMGSGVDTRRFRPGQPKNAQQRLRVLLAARLLREKGVDEFVNAARLLRDSGRDIEFLLAGTPDPGNPNSVSQQEVEAWQAEGLLRWLGHVEDMPTLLNAVDVMALPSYYREGVPRCLLEGAASGLALVTTDMPGCREVVTRHGEDGLQVQPRDAESLAALLARLDDDRELLQRLGRNARSRAVEHFDERQVIQRTMEVYDELLPTPSWPEPQPSR